In Populus alba chromosome 4, ASM523922v2, whole genome shotgun sequence, the genomic window TTAAATGtatgtttgatttaaaaacaaatattaaattgatatttttttaatatttttaaatttttttaataacgtGCATTAACCTTGAGGCTGAATTATAACTCAAAACCTTCTACTCCTGCTAAAATGAGAAAAACGAAAGCATAACATGACGAGTGCGAGCAGGCGACAATCACAACACAATCAATGGCAAGAAAAATGCGTAAAGCATACGTTGACTATATTAGCTGGTAAGTCTGATCTGACCATTAGGGCCCAACGTGACCCCAACCTGCTAATAGAGAGAAGCCAGCCGTGCGCCATTTGTGCCATGACTTCGAAGCTTTCGAGGGTGTCGACAGATAATGAATCGATTTTTGGCGAGTCAATATGTTTAACTAGAAAATGAACCAGGGCGCCAAGCTTCGAATTTTAAGTTTCTCGGATCAAATTTATCGTAAGAGACTCGGTATAGCAACTTTCCATGaatcagaaggaaaaaaaatacacccaCATTGTGATTAAGGAAAGTTCACAATTATAAATGGGGGAGTAAGAGGACAGTAGGGCATGAATGGGAAAGTTCCAAGAGTATCTGGGTTGCCACTACTTTGGAGACGTGAGGGATGGTTTCTGTGTGCTTTTGCCCTTTTCCAAGATGAAAAAGGCGTTGTGCTTTGCATACACTGCTTGTAGATTGACCATCTTGGCTTGTCTAGGACAATAGAAATTAATGCTCAATTTCTTGCCCTACCAAGGCATTTTAATCATTCAATTACCTTGGATTTAACAATATAGTATGGAATATATATAGTGGTGGGGGAACACAGACTAGGAAAGATGCACCGACAAGTAGTGATTCTTACTCTCATTCCTTGCAAGGAACTACCTAGACATGTATATATGATCTTCGATTTAAGGTTTCCTTCGAAAAAAGCAGCTCtccatgaaaataaaaggagcaGAATAACTATAATAATGTTGCACACAAGTGTTGATGTTCGGCAAGGCCAAAAACACTCGATATATGAAACCTTGTTTCAAGCATTCAAGGCCAGCATAGGAGGAAGACTAGCAATGGCCTCTCCATTGCCAAACAAGCGCTTCCACTGACCTGTAACTTGCTCATAGACTCTAACTCTTGCAGCAGATATAGATAACAACATGCCCTTCCTCAGCTTCTTTAGTTTCTTGCCAATCTTGATCTTTAACCTACACAGTCTGAGTCTCAAAAGAGATGGCCTTCTTCTAGGGGAATCTGCTTGTTGCAGTGCCTTGTAGATCAAGAATTGTGCTCTTCTATGCTTGACCTCTTCTGGGTCTTCTTTATCCAACTTTGAGTAGCCATATGATGATCTCCTCGCTAGAGCACCCATCTCCTctctagaagaagaagaagaagaagaagagtaacACAGTGAGGAAATCTTGGAAGCTTAAAGAGAGTAAAGAAAGAAGCAATGCTCAATGTTTTTGGACAAGTTGAGGTGATCAGACATGTTATATTTATAGCGAGTTGAAAAGAAGTGCTGGTAATTGGAGTAGTGTGTGATGGGGCAAGTTGGAGGAGGTCATATGATGATGAAGCAGTGCATGTGCGCTAGTGTTTGGTAGGAAAATAATGGGAAAAGCTGGCCTCTTGAGCTGGCCATACATCAAGGTTTGAaaactgctgctgctgctgctgctcctaacattagtttattaattttgtaatcCATGACAGGTCTTATTCAATGCTGCAGGCTTATGCCAAGATTAAAATTGACTCacgcaaaataaaatatatatatatatatatatatattgactcaCGCCAGCATGAACAATTTAGCTAGCAGAAGCAAGTGGCGAGTAGCTAGCCTGATTGAGGATTAATAATGCTTTGCTTTTTTTGTGGATGGAAAACTAGGGGAGTGTCGTTTTGGGATTTTGTTGGGGAAAAGATGCTGGCTAATTAAGCAAGGAGGATCACAAAATCATGTGCACCTCTTGGCTTATTTAATATGCTAAATGATATCATTAAATAGTAATTAAGGAACTACGTACTTGCTTACCCTTAATACCCTACTGTCTTTTTCATCTCAAGATAGTaataaaattctatttaaatattagaaataattatAAGAGGTGCTTAGTTGATAAAACTTGAGATCATACTTGTATAAGATGTCGAGTAgcacgatatatatatatatatagagtaaaGTTTATGATTCAAGATGTGCCCTTGAAATATGACTAGTTattcagttatcatgggaaaaaaagagagtaaaagtgagaaattcaaatattaaaatatgcaGACAGAAATTTAATAAGATTCTGgatattaataatgttttttaggaCTGCAGTATTCATATACGAGGTGGGATTCAAGGTGCACTGCACATTCACAAATCATGGTGTAATCCATAAATTTGAATCCGTCatacttttcttttaataacaataaattattatatattattgaagaaaGCAAGAATTATTGGCATTAAATATTCAGATTAACAGAGCAGCCTGCATGATTCACGCCCTAGCTGAGTATAAAACTGTGCTCGATAtcactcatttttttcttattaaaatccTTGAGCTCTAGAGTCAACAGGGGAAGCATGCCTTACATAAAATACACCAAATTTCCACCGGCATGAAGCATCTTTGACACAAAAAAACctagaatatatatttatttattttgtgtcaACCATGATTGAGTGTCTGTGGGGGGACAATCCCATGGCCAAAACgttggcctttgaatttcttgcCTGTGAACTCCTTTTTGATGTTAGGTCACGTTGCACGCTAGCTGCAGCTGCGGCCTCTCTTCATCCCTTTAGTTTTATTCATATATATCACCTTACATTTTGCATCgaaaataacatatctaatagttaagaagaagataaacaataCGGGAAAAAAGTTCTAATTGATGCATAAACtgatatgaaaatgaaattttaaaaaaaaaatcttgtacgGATATGTATCTTGTATTAAAGCAACATTGACCGCGGGTTGGCCGCAATAACAATGAGAGCTAATAACTTAATAAGTACATTTGGCATGATTCCTTGTTAGCGAATTTGATCTAAGTTTGTATATATGTATACTAGTAGggtttcaagaaaagaaaaaagaaaaaatagttaaataattACGAAATAACATCATGTCCTTTAAGGAGTGCCAAAAGAGCATAATTTTAAGAAAGATACTTGTAAGACTAAAGTATCTGTTCTCGATGTTAGAGGGACAATGCCTAAAAAATATcgtatagagtatatatatggtAGTTTTGAAGCCTGCAAAGTGCAGTCTTGAGTGTGATTTGCCGGCCACAAATTTTGAAGCCTGCAAAGTGCAGTCTTGAGTGCGATTTGCCGGCCACAAATTTAGTTCAAGAGACTCTGGATTTGCATATCCTTAAATGGCCAACTCCAGACGCAACCTTTGTTCACTTGAGAaggcttttctttcctttcagaAACAGCCTTTTGGATAGGAAGAAAGAGTTTCATGCATTAACGAATCATTCAGGCTCAAAAACGTGAGCGTGAGGGATGGTTTTGTTCACGTTAAATCCGACTCCAGCTAGCTTGAAAAAGAGCTTAGATTGTTGGCTCATGAGATTGAATCAACAAATCAACTCAATCAACAATCATTTAGGTTTAATCAAGTTAAGCAAATCATGAAAAAtccattttaaacaaataaattcaaacaGATTAACATCTTATCTAGTTCAACTAAAACCCTCGACCTGTAACCAGGCATAGCATCAGGTGATGTCAGGTTACAAGAAATAAAACCCTCGACCTGGCCGTACAAAATATATATCGTTGCCCAGAAGAGCTTCCTCTTTTACTATCCACTTGTAAGTTTGGAACTGGCCAAACCAACAGGataggaagaagaaagaaaaaactgagCCAGAAACCTATGTTTCTCCCATGTCAACCAAATGTGAAGAGGCTTACTTCTCCAGCTACAAGCTTCAGCATGGTTAGGCTAAAGCACGGCTATGAATCAGTCAGGTAAACATGATTCTTTGCCAAAAAATAGCTTATACATTAACACTGTTCACGTTTCATGCCATGAGAGGCAAGCCAGTGCATAGACAGATGGCCTcttgaagaacaaaaaacaagaaagcactCATCCTTGCATCCTTTTTTTACAGTCTATGATACAATAGGTGTAGAGTATGATTACATCATTCATAATTTATGAGTTATTCTGGAACTGCAACTCAACTTTTTCTGTGGTGGATTTACAAAGCGAACCTTACAGAGTTCTACAGCAGCAAACTTGATGACAAAAAGATGAGAATATCGTTACTTAGCCAAACCGTAGTTTTTGCTTTTAACCCACTGATCCCTCAAGCTTTAAGCTCATCAGCTGGTTCACCTCAGAACCAAATTCATCAGGAAGTTCATTGAAGACGTCTCTGCAAAACCCAGAAATCATGGCTGCCATTGCTTTTTCATAGTCAATTCCCCTTTGCTGAAAGTAAAACAGCTGATCTTCACCAATCTTGGAGGTGCTGGCTTCATGTTCAACACGTGCAGTGGGATTCTTTACCTGTTAAACAATAGAGATCAAACTATTTTTAAGTAGCAATATAGAATGGCATGAAAAGTAACAATTTCTAGAAATAGCATGTCGAGGGGGGGGACTACGTGGAAGATGTAACAGTACtgttcaagggaaaaaaaacatataacatGTTTGAAAGTATGCTGATTCCTGTTAGAATATAACTGTAACCGTCTCAAGCAATTGAAGCCAATCTAAAATCAAGTGagctcttattcttttttactattattaagAATCAAAGCTAAGGTAACAGATTTTAGAAGGAGCTCCACACATGCAGGAGAATGGAAACCTCCAACATTTACATGTCGAATATTTGGGAACAAATGGGCTGTCCTGCTCCATTTCCCAAAGGAATGTTTCCACTTTCACAGCCTTGTGGATGGACTATTAACAAAATGAGCAGCAGGCTTCCATCTCAGTTGCCATGGCTTTGAGATGTATTATATAAAATGACAGGAGCAACAACAGTATATTAACAAAGCACTAGGCTGCCCCTTTCTCTAATGATAAAGTCATGAAGCTGGCTGCTCCATATGAGACCAGCCCCAGGATCATCCCCTTCAGTCTATGGTGAACTCGGCCCCAATGGCAGATTTTTCAAGCAGCCCATCCCACTGTGCTTAAGGCTTATCTGGGTTGTCAGCAGGATAGAAGATAATTAAATGATCTTTTTCAAATAGGAAGGGCAAAATCCCCATCATGCAATAGTTACAAACATATTCTACCTGAATCAAATGAATCAAAGAGAAACAAGTGATGGCATCACTGCATGCAAATTCATGAAAAACTTACTGAGTAAATAAATATCTAGACGCCAAGTTAATAGTACTGGTTTGTATTAGAAAAGTATATTTACACAACCTCAGCTCTGTTACAAAAGATGATGGTTAAGAGCAACAAAAGAAATACATGATCTCTTAGCAGAACAATGAACATTCACTGCATTGTTGTTTGGAAGACTCCAATAGAATAGTCAATAGAAAATGATATACCACATATGATCTAATTTCCCATCAAACTTgttgaaacttatttttttaaaaaaaaaaaaatgatatttccaCCGCATGATATGGATTATCCATAGAAAACAGCTTTCTTGGTTTTATGGATGTTTCATGTTTGGGAACATTTCATCCATTTGCCATGCATCCAATTAATGCAACTCCAATTTTCTGAACCAAGTATGATAATTATCCACAAAGAATCACAGTTAGCATGCACCACAAAGGATGGCACAAGAAAAGGAGTAAGAGAATCCAAAGACGGTGAGAATATGAATGCATAGTGGCAAAAGAAGATGAGAAATTGGAGCAAGCTCCTAATAATGTTCACTGGGGGTATCTGACCGCCAATCCAGACTGACTGAACTGGTTACCTGCTATGCTAACAGAAATCTCAGTGACTAATTTACCATCCATGATGTTTCCCTTAATTTTGTCCTACGTACCCCACAAGCTCACCTTAGTTGTGGGGTAACTTGAAACTGCAAATGATATCATGTTGTAATTTGCGCTACATTTCATGTCATCAACAAGGAGCTACCCTTTCTATGTGAGCAGCTTATGACAGGAATAATCAGAAGACAGGATTCAACTTACAAAAAGCAATGCATGTTAGTCAAGACATCACGAATCTCTTGCTTTTTAACCACCAAGTTGGTATTTGTACTATGTTTCTTGTTATCAACGAGGACTAGCCCTTGATGTATGAGCAGCTTATTACAATAACAGAATCAGACAACAGGATTCAGCTATGCCATACCAACAGAAAGTAGCTCAGCCATAGCCATCACAATATGGCTGTCTTTGCATCAACTGATATTTAATGCCATTTAGAACATAACCCTTGAGA contains:
- the LOC118059218 gene encoding uncharacterized protein gives rise to the protein MGALARRSSYGYSKLDKEDPEEVKHRRAQFLIYKALQQADSPRRRPSLLRLRLCRLKIKIGKKLKKLRKGMLLSISAARVRVYEQVTGQWKRLFGNGEAIASLPPMLALNA